Proteins found in one Zea mays cultivar B73 chromosome 1, Zm-B73-REFERENCE-NAM-5.0, whole genome shotgun sequence genomic segment:
- the LOC103633216 gene encoding replication factor A protein 1 — translation MFKPVHIDKMIHFTYHTIIKASLDSPSTFPRYVYHLTPLHQIESYIQKNEYFLDVLGVITQVSALKPVRTQTQESSNVIKEIIIKDINDVTMRLTLWAERAKAFKLDDVYNPLEQKPIVTLFVGCLAKNFQGAYLNGGTACRWYFNPGIKEAAPYYQRFGSQKIKLQIPSEQEQQLSVAKETHVEHKTLHELLALDPYAFPKQGYECTVTIIEVPTTNRWWFPSCTKCSRACRPQDGGYYCSYCKSEAYTLRYKLTFMGSDATATAQMFCFDTVARHIVGRPCETVLKQATEAAPIPPDLAQIVSLKFTFRVTASNQTFAQREKQPTVLQINSIVVVHGRQHSLPSGIQNTIDQGPSTPNKEATLKLLEESPSTAMERLSTKVSKDVGKKLTYSTQDEDIIGSQVLDVAQGTNADKGIPTDKGKEIEPHLQSPPKRHKQGPLTIKE, via the exons ATGTTCAAACCTGTTCATATAGACAAAATGATCCACTTCACATATCACACAATTATTAAGGCATCACTTGATTCTCCGTCAACATTTCCTAGATATGTCTATCATCTGACTCCATTGCATCAAATCGAATCCTATATTCAAAAGAATGAATACTTCCTTG ATGTGCTCGGAGTTATCACTCAAGTGAGTGCATTAAAACCAGTTCGGACACAGACCCAGGAAAGCTCAAATGTCATAAAAGAGATCATCATAAAAGATATCAA TGATGTCACAATGAGACTAACCCTATGGGCAGAACGAGCTAAAGCTTTTAAATTAGATGATGTTTACAATCCTCTAGAGCAAAAGCCAATCGTCACACTCTTTGTAGGTTGTTTAGCCAAAAATTTCCAAG GTGCATACTTAAATGGTGGAACAGCATGTAGATGGTATTTCAATCCTGGTATTAAGGAAGCCGCTCCTTATTATCAAAG GTTTGGATCTCAAAAAATAAAACTACAAATACCATCAGAGCAGGAACAACAACTATCTGTTGCAAAAGAAACACATGTAGAACACAAAACCTTGCATGAGCTTCTTGCGTTGGATCCATATGCATTTCCG AAACAAGGATATGAATGCACAGTTACAATCATAGAAGTACCTACAACAAATCGTTGGTGGTTTCCATCTTGCACCAAATGCAGTCGAGCATGTAGACCACAAGATGGTGGTTACTATTGCTCCTACTGTAAATCAGAAGCGTACACACTAAG ATATAAATTAACATTCATGGGATCAGATGCAACAGCAACAGCGCAAATGTTTTGCTTTGATACTGTAGCACGACATATAGTTGGCAGACCATGTGAAACAGTTCTGAAACAAGCCACTGAAGCAGCACCAATACCTCCAGATCTAGCACAAATAGTATCCTTAAAGTTTACATTTCGTGTTACAGCATCAAACCAAACATTCGCTCAACGAGAGAAGCAACCCACTGTGTTACAAATAAATTCTATAGTTGTTGTACATGGAAGACAACACTCTCTACCATCAGGAATTCAAAACACCATAGATCAAGGTCCATCAACACCAAACAAAGAAGCTACACTCAAATTATTAGAAGAATCACCTTCTACTGCTATGGAAAGGTTATCAACAAAAGTATCCAAAGAT gttggcaaaaaactCACATATTCAACACAGGACGAAGACATCATAGG GTCTCAAGTCTTGGATGTAGCACAAGGAACTAATGCAGATAAG GGAATCCCCACTGATAAAGGCAAAGAGATCGAACCTCATCTTCAATCTCCTCCAAAAAG GCACAAACAAGGACCGTTGACAATCAAAGAGTAG